GCAGCACCGAAGACATTACCGCGCGTATTATTGAAATTGTTTCGCCTATTGGTAAAGGTCAACGTGGTTTGATCGTGTCACCGCCGAAAGCCGGTAAAACCATCATGCTGCAAAATATCGCGCAAAGTATTGCGGCTAATCATCCTGATTCTTATTTGATTGTATTGTTAATTGACGAACGTCCAGAAGAAGTCACCGAAATGAGTCGCATGGTACAAGGCGAAGTCGTGTCGAGTACTTTTGATGAGCCTGCCAGTCGACATGTGCAAGTAGCCGAAATGGTTATTGAAAAAGCTAAACGATTAGTCGAACACAAAAGAGACGTAGTGATTTTGTTAGATTCTATTACGCGCTTAGCGCGTGCGTACAACACGGTTGTGCCGTCGTCCGGCAAAGTGTTAACCGGTGGTGTTGACGCAAATGCTTTACAACGACCTAAGCGTTTTTTTGGTGCCGCGCGTAATATCGAAGAAGGTGGTAGCTTAACCATTATTGCCACGGCGTTAGTGGATACGGGTTCGAAAATGGATGAAGTGATTTACGAAGAATTTAAAGGTACCGGCAACATGGAAATTCATTTGGATAGACGTATTGCTGAGAAACGCGTATTCCCAGCGATCAACATAAATCGTTCAGGCACACGCCGTGAAGAGTTGTTAGTGAAAGCAGATGAACTGCAAAAAATGTGGGTGTTGCGTAAAGTGATGCATTCGATGGATGAATTAGAAGCGATGGAATTCATGCTCAATAAAATGCAAGGTACTAAAACCAATGCCGATTTCTTTGATGCAATGCGTCGTTAAACACTCAAGCTGAAATTTAATCACCTGCGTGTTGCGCGCAGGTGATTTCTAACTAACGTTTTATCGCTTTAAATCCAATATCCGTACGATAATAAACATCAGGCCACTGAATTTTTTTAAGTTGCGCATAAGCATTATCTTGCGCTTGTTTTACATCATCGCCTAATGCCGTCACACATAACACGCGCCCGCCATTAGTGAGCGTTTGGCCGTTTTGATTTTGCGTACCCGCATGAAATACTTTAACGTTGTCCGTGTTTGCTTTATCGAGACCTTGAATCACATCGCCTTTGCGAAATTCATTTGGATAACCACCCGCGGCCATCACTACTCCTAATGCGCAGCGTGTATCCCATTGCGCATCAACTGTATGTAATTTTTTATCTAAGGCCGCTAAACACAGTGCCGTAATGTCAGATTGCAAACGCATCATAATCGGTTGGGTTTCAGGATCACCAAAGCGGCAATTAAATTCTAATACTTTGCATGCGCCATCGTTGCTAATCATCACGCCAGCGTATAAAAATCCCGTATACGGATTTCCTTCTGCAGCCATACCGCGCACCGTAGGTTCAATAACTTCGCGCATGATGCGCGCATGTATTTCAGGGGTTACAACTGGCGCAGGTGAATAGGCGCCCATGCCGCCGGTGTTGGGGCCTAAGTCACCATTGTCACGCGCTTTGTGATCTTGTGACGTCGCCATTGGCAAAATATGTTCACCATCAACCATCACAATAAAGCTCGCTTCTTCGCCGACTAAAAACTCTTCGATAACAACGCGATGTCCTGCTTCACCAAATGCGTTGCCCGCTAACATATCGTGTACCGCAGTTTCCGCAGCTGCAATGTCGTGCGCAACAATCACACCTTTGCCTGCTGCCAAACCATCCGCTTTAACAACAATGGGCGCACCTATTTTTTTTAAATAATTTAGCGCCGGTTCGAGTGCAGTAAAAGTTTGGTATGTCGCAGTAGGAATATTGTGACGCGCTAAAAAATCTTTGCTAAATGCTTTCGAGCCTTCTAATTGTGCTGCTGCTTGGCGTGGGCCGAAAATTTTTAAACTGGCCGCTTGGAATGCATCAACCACGCCGAGCACCAAAGGTATTTCCGGGCCCACAATAGTCAGATCAATTTTTTGTGCTTGTGCAAAGTGCACCAAGCCTTGAATGTCGTCTACCTTTATATCAACGTTTTGAGTTTTAGATTCTTGCGCGCTGCCCGGATTACCCGGTGCAACGTAGACAATATCAACCTGTGTTGACTGCGCAGTTTTCCATGCGAGCGCATGTTCGCGACCGCCACCGCCGATAATAAGAACCTTCATAACAACCTCGGAAATACGTATAGTCAACCATCTGGATGCGGCGCATGTTACCGTTTTGCGCCGAAATTGTCTTGGGTCATTGTTGATCACTCGAGCAAAAGTGAAATACAGGGCGATGTCTTATATTGAAAACAGACTTTAAAACTGTTGTAAATGTGTTCACATGAAGTGGTGCAAAATGCGGGAATGATTTTGCATTCGCTAACCCGGATTACATTCTCGCTACTTGTGCTTTTTATCTAGCACCGTAGGGCGCATTGCGCCGTATGCTAATCATCATAAGTTAATAAGTCCGTGTCATCATTAGGTAGCACAATCACGCAATGCAAATGCTCTGGCAATACCACCTACCCATGAATAATAAAAGAATGGCTTTGTTGCGCCTATGTAACCGACTGACGCAGCAAAGCAATATGCCGCGTCAATAAACCATTATTATTTCGTTGCAATAAATTTACTGTGAAAAAATAGGTGCCGCCTGGTAACCAGGCTCGACGGTAATTGGGCATGATGAATTTCCCTATTCAACGTAGGGCGCAATGCGCTACGCTTATTGCGCCCTACGGCTTAACTGCAATTATTGTGACTTGCTGTTTGATTGTAAGAATCGGATTTTATTAATAATGTTTTCTAGTATTAAATATTCAGTACCTTTTACAGTATCCCAATCGATTCCTAGATTTTGAAATTCAGGGTCGTTTCCTATATCCATGTAAACTTGATAGTTGCTGAGCTTAAATAAAGCCTTATGGGCTTTTTCAAGCAATTCAATATGGTTTTCTATCTTTAAGATAGAAATGATTTTCGGGAAATTATGGGCCAAATCATTTCTATGTTTTCTTAATCCTTGAATTGCTAGTACGTCATCTGAATCAATGGCCTTCATAAAATCACTTAAATATAAAAGGCATGCTTCAAATTCATTTTTGTGCCGAGATAAAACATTTTCCTCATATGACTGAAATGGACTGTTTGGGCTAAAACTAATATCCGCATAAAACATTTTGGTTGGTTTTATGACGAGGCTTTTTATTAACTCAAACGCTAGTAAAATAAAACCTGCATAAGCAAGCGTTTGAGTTAAGCGATCTTCATTTAAGCATTCTAACTTGTTAATCACTGTCACCCCAAGGTCCCCCACAGTGCCACACCACCTAACACACACGCTAATCCCAAAATACTCGCAGTCCATTTTCCAGTATGCCAGCCGCCGATGATGACGGCGAGTGCGGCTTTGACGCCGGTGTTCACAACACACGCGATTAAAATGCCGCGCGCTGCAACCTCGCTGGGCATGTCTTTAAGTGCGGAACCCGCGAGCGATAAACTAATGGCATCGACGTTAGCGATACCCGATAACGCAGCCAGTGCATAAATGCCAGATTCGCCTACCCATTTTTCGGTGATGTGTACTAATAAAAATAATAAAGTGAGTAAGATGCTGTAACCAATAGCGGCATTGAGTTCTAAAGGATTATTCAGTGGTACTTGTGCAGAGGGCGGAATATTTTTTTTGCGTAACAATACAAAGGTCGCGGCAATGGCTGGCACTAACATCAGCACAATGAGCGGCCAGATAATCAATGGCAATAAACTTTTGTTGACGATTAATACTTCTAATAACACGCGCGGCACCATGATAGCTGCGGCCGCGGCGATACCTAAACCGAGCAACACACTTTGTTCCGGTAAACGACGCGCTAAGCGTGAGAAAGCGATAGTAACAGCGGTGGAGGATGCTAAGCCGCCGAGTAATGCGGTGGCTAAAATGCCCGAGCGTGCGCCGAAAATACGCGTTGCAAAATATCCAATGTAGGACAAACCTGCGATTAATAAGACTAAATAACCAATGGTGCGTGGGTTGATTGATTGGAAGGGATCAATATAACGATCAGGTAATAAAGGTAAGACGACGGCGGCAACAATTAATAGTTGTAGTGTGGCGTTTAGTTCATGGTGTTCGAGTTTGCGTAAGGTGCTATGCAATAAAGGTTTGAAGCGTAATAACGCGCTGATCACTACGGCACCCGCGATTGCTTCATGCGCATAACCGGATAATGTGAGCATGCCTAAGGCAAACGTTAGCAATATAGCAATTTCAGTAGTGATGCCCGCTTCGCCAGTTTTGTGTGCGGTTAATATATAAGCAGCAACTACAATCGCCGCTAATGCCGCAAAAGTAACAATGACAACACCCACGCCTAATTGATGACTTAATAAAACACTGATGCCGCCGAGCAAACCAATAAATCCGAAAGTGCGTAAACCGGCGCTACGTGCGCCGCCACCTTGACTATGGCTTTGCCAACTGCGTTCCATGCCGATCATGAGGCCGATCACTAAGGCGATGGCGAGATTTTTAATTAATTCCAAATCCATGGATATTCCTCAGTGTTTATTATGAACGCGGTAAAGTTGCGTAGGGTGTGTTTTGAAATTCTTCGGGCGTATAGGTCTTAATGGTTAAGGCGTGTAATTGCCCGCTATTAATATAAGTATTTAACACGGCATAAATTTGTTTGTGTCGCTGCAAGGTATTTTTGCCAGCAAAGTGTTCACTGACAACAACGGTTTCATATTTATAACCATCGCCGCTGACGTAAATTGCAGCTTCTGGTAATTGTTGTTTAAGTGCATGTTCAATAACTTGATTGCTTACAGGTTCCATATTAATTCCGTATTGAGGGTTCAGGTGCTGACGAGAGTTCGACGATTTCTTCTACGCCGATATAGTTTTCGATAACCGGCATTAACGCAGTGAGTTGATTATGCAAGGCCGGACTGTGTAACAGTTCGCGATCTAAACCTTCGGTCCAACCGTAAATGCTTTGTGCAAGTTCGCTGGCTGTGTGCACATGATGACGGATGTCGTGCAGTATTTTGTAGTATTCGCTTTGTGTGGGGAACACATTCAACGAGCGGAAGCATTGATTGAGCGCATCAATGACAGGTTGTGCGTCAGCATCCAAATTAAAATCATCGTGTTGGTAGGCGTGAATACTATCGGAAGCGCTCCGCACCCACACTTTTAAGCTGTGTTTTTGTAACGAGTGATAAAGTGGTTCTTCAGCGATTAAAAATAAGAAAAAGTTTTTGCGGTGTGCATAAAAACTCACGTCATTATAATTCCATTGGCGTTCAATCAGGAATTTATAAAGCCGAATGTGTTCTTTGAAATCAGCAATTTGTAATTGATCAAGAATTAATACCGTAGGCTCAGCTTCGCTGAGCGCGCACGCATCGCTCATGATTTTATCTAAGGCTTTTATAGGTAAAACAGGGCGCGCGTCACTTTCGTCATCTTCTTTAATGACGATGGGTGCCGCTGTTTCGATTTCGGCTTGTGCGAAATCATGATACAAAATATGGTTAATTGTTAAAGCATGCGCGAGTGCATTTGCAAAAGCAGTTTTACGTCGGCCGGATTCGCCTTCGATATTGAGACAACGAATATCATTTCCCGGTGCGGCGTGTAAACAGCGCACGATGTAATCGTAATGTTCGTTAGATTCAAAACCGTGTTCGGCCATGCGTTGTTGCAAACTACTCATATTATTACCAGCGATGTTTATTCCAGTGTTCGGGATTGGCCCAATGTTTAGAGTTTAGCCAATCAGGGACGGTTTTGTAGTGCGAGATATTAAATTCATAAATGTTATGGCTCGCGGTGTTGATGCCGCTTAAACCTAAACTGAGCAAGCGTGTTGTCCATGCGTGTTGATCCGCGTTGACAGACAAGGCGACTAATAATTGTCGACAAGCACGATCGCGTAGATGCGCAATGAGCGTATTGACGAGGTCGCTTGCGTATAAATCCAAATCTAAGATCATCGCTAAATCGTAAATTTCAGGAGCCGTAGTTGGCCAATGATTGAGCGGGTCATTGTGCTGCAAAATCACGGTATTGGCAGGTAAACGCAGCACGGTACGTAAATGGGTTTCGTCTGGCGTATTACTCGTATTACTTAGGTGGGGTGTAAGTAGCAGGGTTTGCAAGGGCGTATCGGATGCGGTAATAGCATCTAAAACGTTTTGCAGTTCGACGATAGGTAAGCTCATGGTTTGATAATATCACGGCCACTATTTAAATCAGTCGCTTATGCCTCATTAAGATCTATGGGAGGCTAGATATGCGCAGGCGAAATCCTGATAATGACGCACTTTGTTCGCTGACCCATTGAGTGTTTATTATGCAAAATTGTCCCTGTAATAGCGGTTTGTCTTATCAAGCTTGTTGCGAGCCGTTTATCACGGGCGCGAAATATGCGCCAACCGCCGAAGCGTTAATGCGAGCGCGTTATTCTGCCTATGCAGTAGGCAATATTGATTTTGTTGTTAGCAGCTACGATAAATCCACTCGACGTGAATTTGATACGGACGCCGCTAAACAATGGTCGCAACAAGCGCAGTGGCAAGGTTTAGAAATCATTACTACTAGCGAAGGCTTGGCAACAGATGAACAGGGCCAAGTAGAATTTAAAGCTCGGTACAGTGTTGATGGTAAAGATTGCGTATTGCACGAAATTAGCGAATTTATTAAACGCGATAAACAATGGTTTTATCTTGACGGTAAATTGCCCGACATAAAACAGTATCGGCGTGACGCGCCTAAGTTAGGCCGTAATGATCCTTGTAGCTGCGGCAGTAATAAAAAGTATAAAAAATGTTGTGGCCTCGCCGCATAGTAGTAGGAAAATTTAAATCGCTTGGCGCCAAATCGCCAGTGATAATAAAATCCAACCGATAATAAATGCCACGCCACCTAGCGGTGTAATTGCGCCTAACCAGCGCACACTGCTCAGGGCAAGCGCATATAAACTTCCCGAAAAAATTAGCACACCTACGAAGAAGCTCAGACCACTGCTTTTTAACACAGTATTGTGCGGCCATTGCAGCATTAAAATGCCAATCGCAAGTAATGCGAGCGCATGATAAAACTGATATTCAACGGCCGTGTGATACACGCGTAATAAATCGGCCGACAATTTGTTTTTTAAAGCGTGCGCACCAAATGCGCCTAATACCACGGCTAGTAAATTAAACACTGCGCCTGCTAATAAGAAAAATTTCGCGTTCATATTTGTCCTTTATTGATCGGTAAAATGATGAGGAAAATAAATATCATAACGAGTGGTTTTGCCAGGAATTTGTGCGTGAGGTTTTAGGTCGGCAAGTGCGGGTGCTTCGTTAGGTCGTTTGACAACCACGCGCTGCACTGTTGTGCGAATAGCATGGCGCAGTAATAGTGCTGCATCGGGATCATCGCCCACCAACGCGCGTGCGACACGCATTTCTTTTTTAACCAAGGCGGATTTTTTTCGACCTGGATACATAGGGTCTATATAAATCGCGTGTACTCGTTCGACGTTGGGCGCATGTTGTAAATAGTCAATGCTGTTGGTGTGAATGATACGCATGTTGGTGGTGATAGCATTTAATGCGGCTTCGGCGCGTGCGCGATTCAAACCATCTTGTAATAACGCCGCTAAAATTGGCGAGCGTTCTAATAAAGTTACTTCGCAAGCTAAACTCGCTAATACAAATGCGTCACGACCTAAACCTGCGGTGGCATCAATAATATGCGGGTGTTGTAAACCTTTTAAGCCGATGGCGCGTGCTAATGCTTGTTGACGGCCTTCATGTTGGCGACGAAAGCCGGCTTTGCCTTCTACAAAATCTACATACACTGCTCCGCCGATGGCATCCGCGCGGTTGTCGCGCAGTTCTAAACGTTGTTTAGTTAGCATTAATAAAAAATCGGCCGACAGATTTTCTGTCGCAAGGCTTAATGGAATATTCCATTGTTGATCCCATTGTGAATGTAGGCGCAGCGCATGTTCTTGTAGCGAGGAATCTTCGTAGCAGAGGACAACTTGATTGTCCGAGAAGGGGAGCATATGCGAATCTAATAATGTGGTGGGCGATAATGCGCAGGATCAATATCGTTTTCGCCAACTTGTTGTAAGCGTGTGGTGAGATGGTTGATTTGTTGCTGGAGTTTATCAATAGCCGTTTGTTGAGTAATGATGATTTTATTTAAGTCTTCTTGAGTTGCTTCAAGATACGCTAATTTGATTTCGATTTCGGTTAGCGTAGTGGTCATAGCGACACACTTTGGCGCGGGCCAAAACGACGTTGCGTATCAAGCAAAATAGTAAATAACCATGGCCATAATAAGCCGCCAAAAAAGCTCGGCAAGAAATAAACCCACAAAGAACCGGGTGCGCGGTTCGTAATGCCGTAAATCCATAACAATACTAATTGTTTGATTAACAGAATCACTCCGACAATGAGGCCTTGTTGTAAAAGAGGGTAAGCGCGAATGATGTGGTGATAACGCAACATTAAATAACACGCGATTAATATACCTAAGGCGTGTTGTCCTAATAATGTGCCGAGGGCCACGTCGACAATTAAACCATATATAAATGCTAGACCTAAACCAATTTCATTGGGCGCTAACATGCACCAAAATAATAATGTCAGCGTTACCCATTCGGGACGACACACATGCGCCCAATACGGCAGAGGTGTCAGCATCAGCATGAGTGCAATTAGCAAACTAATATTCGCTAACCATACATGACTGCTGCGATTCATAAGCTTTCTCCGGTTTGTGGCCAGACGGCTAATACTTCACGGCTACTATTTAAGTGAGCAGTGGGTTTGGCGGTGACTTTAGCAAACGGTTGACCGCGAATAATTTCAATCTTGGAAATGGTGGCGACCGGATAGTTGGGTGGGAAACGACCATCGAGTCCGGATGAAATTAATAAATCATTCACATGAATGTCAGTGTTCGTAGGAATGTGTAATAAATTTAGGGTGTCTGAGCCACCCGTACCTTGCAAAATAGCGCGTAAACCGTTGCGATTAATTTGCACAGGAATTTCATGGCTGGGATCAGAAATGAGTAAAACGGTGGATGAGTATTCGGTTGCGGCGATGACTTGGCCAATGATGCCATAGGCATCCACTATCGGTTGGCCAATAAAAATTTTATTGCGTTGGCCTCTATTTAAAATAATTTGTTGTTTGTAAATATCTTGGTCAACCGAAATAATTTCTGCGGCTAAAATATTTTCACCGACTTGTTTAGATGAACGCAGTAATTCACGTAAGCGCGCATTTTCAGCTTGTAAGCCAGCGAGCTTAAGCACTTGGTATTGAAGTAATAAACGTTCGTCATGAAGGGCACGTTTTTCGTTGAGCAACGTATTGTGCAAGCTAAATACTTCGCTGGACCAGCGCCACACACGACCGGGCACTGAGACAGTGTATTGCAAAGGATAAACTAACCAAGCAGTAGCAGAGTTACGCGCTTCGCGTAATGCATCGTTGCGATTATCAATCGTCATTAAAACAATTGCCGCCACCGAAAAGATAACGAGACGGAAGTTGTAGTTATTAGTATTTTGTTGAAACAGTGGTTGCATATTAGTGACTCACCAAAGGTTTAAGTTGGTGAGTCATTAGGCTGTTGATGACATTAGTCGAGGGCCAAAAAATTAACGCCATGTTGATCAATTAATTCCAATACACGGCCGCCACCACGCGCAACACAGGTCAAGGGATCTTCTGCGATTACCACGGGCAAACCGGTTTCTTCCATTAACAAACGATCAAGGTCAGTTAATAAAGCGCCGCCGCCAGTTAAAACAATACCGCGTTCGGCAACATCGGCAGCTAATTCAGGTGGGGTTGCTTCTAACGCTGTTTTAACCGCAGACACAATGCCGTAAAGCGGTTCTTGCAACGCTTCTAAAACTTCATTGCTGTTAATGGTGAAACTGCGCGGTACGCCTTCAGATAAATTACGGCCTTTGATTTCCATTTCTTTGAGTTCGCGGCCGGGATAACCTGAGCCAATCGAATGTTTGATGCGTTCTGCAGTAGGTTGGCCGATTAAGATGCCGTAGTTGCGTCGAATATAACTGATGATGGCTTCATCAAATTTGTCGCCACCAATACGCACCGAGGCAGAATAAACAATGCCGTTAAGTGAAATCACGGCGACTTCAGAAGTACCGCCGCCGATATCTAATACCATCGAACCTCGTGCTTCTTCGACGGGGATGCCTGCACCGATAGCCGCAGCCATCGGTTCTTCAATTAAATAAACACTGCGTGCACCCGCGCCGGCGGCAGATTCACGAATAGCGCGACGTTCTACTTCGGTTGCGCCACAGGGGACACACACTAAAACGCGAGGGCTAGGACGGAAAAAACGGGTGTCATGTACTTTGCGAATGAAGTGTTGCAACATTTTTTCGGTGATGGTGAAGTCGGCAATGACGCCGTCTTTCATGGGGCGAATCGCTTGCATGTTTTCCGGCGTACGGCCCAACATGCGTTTAGCCTCAGTGCCGTAAGCTTCAAGACTGCGTTGGCCGCCGCGGTCGATGCGGACGGTGACGACTGACGGTTCATTCAGGACAATACCTTCGCCGCGCACGTAGATTAATGTGTTAGCGGTACCAAGGTCGATGGAAAGGTCAGTGGAGAAAAGACCCTTCAAGTTACGAAACAGATTTTTCAAAACGTTCACCCAATACTATTAAGGTAAAAAGACGCGCTAATGTAACAATGGCGTATCCGCCGTGCAAGGCGCATCTGCAGATCATCAGCAAACGTTTTGCGGATGCGTCGATGCGGCAAATAATGGGGCAAATATGCTAAGGTTGCGGCCGCATTTCTAACGGTTCCTCACTGACCTAACATTCACGAGCGAGATGGATATGGCACTGCAAGCTGATGAGGTAAAAAAAATTGCGCAACTGGCACGCTTGGCGATCGATGAAAGCAGTGTGCCCGAATACGCCCGCAATTTATCCAATATTTTGCTGCTAATGGAGCAAATGAGCGTGATCGATACGCAAGGAGTAATGCCGATGGCGCATCCTTTGGACGCCGTCCAACGTTGTCGTGCGGATGTGGTCACTGAGCATAATCAACGTGAGCATTTTCAGCAGCATGCGCCGGCGGTGGAAGCGGGTGTTTATTTAGTACCGAAGGTGATGGAATGAGTGCTATGCACACGGCCACGCTAGCTGAGTTGTCAGCGGGCTTACGGTCAGGCCACTATTCAAGCGCTGAATTAACGCAGCACTTTTTGCAGCGCATTCAACAACATAATCCCAGCTTAAATGCTTTTATTACGATTACCGATGCAGCCGCTTTAGTGACGGCTAAAGCCGCGGATGCGCAACGCAAAGCCGCAAGCAATGCTTCACCTTTATTAGGCATTCCTTTAGCGCATAAAGATATTTTTTGTACGGAAGGCGTGCGCAGTAGTTGCGCGTCGCGCATGTTAGATAATTTTATTGCGCCGTATGAGTCCACGGTAACTGCGCGTTTGCAAAGCGCGGGTATGGTGATGTTAGGTAAAACCAATATGGATGAATTCGCCATGGGTTCATCTAACGAAACGAGTTTTTACGGGCCGGTAAAAAATCCGTGGGATGTCGCGCGCGTACCCGGTGGTTCATCAGGTGGTTCAGCCGCCGTGGTTGCTGCACGTTTAGCACCTGCTGCAACCGGCACTGATACGGGTGGTTCGATTCGTCAACCTGCCGCGTTATGCGGCATTACTGGTTTAAAGCCCACGTATGGTTTGGTGTCACGTTGGGGCATGATTGCGTTTGCATCCAGTCTTGATCAAGCGGGACCGATGGCGCAAACCGCGGAAGATTGCGCTTTGTTATTAAGCGCGATGGCCGGTTTTGATGAAAAAGATTCTACGTCGGTTGATCGTGTGGTGCCCGATTAT
This portion of the Gammaproteobacteria bacterium genome encodes:
- a CDS encoding YchJ family protein — its product is MQNCPCNSGLSYQACCEPFITGAKYAPTAEALMRARYSAYAVGNIDFVVSSYDKSTRREFDTDAAKQWSQQAQWQGLEIITTSEGLATDEQGQVEFKARYSVDGKDCVLHEISEFIKRDKQWFYLDGKLPDIKQYRRDAPKLGRNDPCSCGSNKKYKKCCGLAA
- the mreD gene encoding rod shape-determining protein MreD produces the protein MNRSSHVWLANISLLIALMLMLTPLPYWAHVCRPEWVTLTLLFWCMLAPNEIGLGLAFIYGLIVDVALGTLLGQHALGILIACYLMLRYHHIIRAYPLLQQGLIVGVILLIKQLVLLWIYGITNRAPGSLWVYFLPSFFGGLLWPWLFTILLDTQRRFGPRQSVSL
- the purD gene encoding phosphoribosylamine--glycine ligase, giving the protein MKVLIIGGGGREHALAWKTAQSTQVDIVYVAPGNPGSAQESKTQNVDIKVDDIQGLVHFAQAQKIDLTIVGPEIPLVLGVVDAFQAASLKIFGPRQAAAQLEGSKAFSKDFLARHNIPTATYQTFTALEPALNYLKKIGAPIVVKADGLAAGKGVIVAHDIAAAETAVHDMLAGNAFGEAGHRVVIEEFLVGEEASFIVMVDGEHILPMATSQDHKARDNGDLGPNTGGMGAYSPAPVVTPEIHARIMREVIEPTVRGMAAEGNPYTGFLYAGVMISNDGACKVLEFNCRFGDPETQPIMMRLQSDITALCLAALDKKLHTVDAQWDTRCALGVVMAAGGYPNEFRKGDVIQGLDKANTDNVKVFHAGTQNQNGQTLTNGGRVLCVTALGDDVKQAQDNAYAQLKKIQWPDVYYRTDIGFKAIKR
- a CDS encoding DUF423 domain-containing protein; amino-acid sequence: MNAKFFLLAGAVFNLLAVVLGAFGAHALKNKLSADLLRVYHTAVEYQFYHALALLAIGILMLQWPHNTVLKSSGLSFFVGVLIFSGSLYALALSSVRWLGAITPLGGVAFIIGWILLSLAIWRQAI
- the gatC gene encoding Asp-tRNA(Asn)/Glu-tRNA(Gln) amidotransferase subunit GatC; its protein translation is MALQADEVKKIAQLARLAIDESSVPEYARNLSNILLLMEQMSVIDTQGVMPMAHPLDAVQRCRADVVTEHNQREHFQQHAPAVEAGVYLVPKVME
- a CDS encoding BolA/IbaG family iron-sulfur metabolism protein — protein: MEPVSNQVIEHALKQQLPEAAIYVSGDGYKYETVVVSEHFAGKNTLQRHKQIYAVLNTYINSGQLHALTIKTYTPEEFQNTPYATLPRS
- a CDS encoding class I SAM-dependent methyltransferase gives rise to the protein MLPFSDNQVVLCYEDSSLQEHALRLHSQWDQQWNIPLSLATENLSADFLLMLTKQRLELRDNRADAIGGAVYVDFVEGKAGFRRQHEGRQQALARAIGLKGLQHPHIIDATAGLGRDAFVLASLACEVTLLERSPILAALLQDGLNRARAEAALNAITTNMRIIHTNSIDYLQHAPNVERVHAIYIDPMYPGRKKSALVKKEMRVARALVGDDPDAALLLRHAIRTTVQRVVVKRPNEAPALADLKPHAQIPGKTTRYDIYFPHHFTDQ
- the mreC gene encoding rod shape-determining protein MreC; its protein translation is MQPLFQQNTNNYNFRLVIFSVAAIVLMTIDNRNDALREARNSATAWLVYPLQYTVSVPGRVWRWSSEVFSLHNTLLNEKRALHDERLLLQYQVLKLAGLQAENARLRELLRSSKQVGENILAAEIISVDQDIYKQQIILNRGQRNKIFIGQPIVDAYGIIGQVIAATEYSSTVLLISDPSHEIPVQINRNGLRAILQGTGGSDTLNLLHIPTNTDIHVNDLLISSGLDGRFPPNYPVATISKIEIIRGQPFAKVTAKPTAHLNSSREVLAVWPQTGESL
- a CDS encoding rod shape-determining protein, yielding MFRNLKGLFSTDLSIDLGTANTLIYVRGEGIVLNEPSVVTVRIDRGGQRSLEAYGTEAKRMLGRTPENMQAIRPMKDGVIADFTITEKMLQHFIRKVHDTRFFRPSPRVLVCVPCGATEVERRAIRESAAGAGARSVYLIEEPMAAAIGAGIPVEEARGSMVLDIGGGTSEVAVISLNGIVYSASVRIGGDKFDEAIISYIRRNYGILIGQPTAERIKHSIGSGYPGRELKEMEIKGRNLSEGVPRSFTINSNEVLEALQEPLYGIVSAVKTALEATPPELAADVAERGIVLTGGGALLTDLDRLLMEETGLPVVIAEDPLTCVARGGGRVLELIDQHGVNFLALD
- a CDS encoding SlyX family protein; translated protein: MTTTLTEIEIKLAYLEATQEDLNKIIITQQTAIDKLQQQINHLTTRLQQVGENDIDPAHYRPPHY
- a CDS encoding MgtC/SapB family protein translates to MDLELIKNLAIALVIGLMIGMERSWQSHSQGGGARSAGLRTFGFIGLLGGISVLLSHQLGVGVVIVTFAALAAIVVAAYILTAHKTGEAGITTEIAILLTFALGMLTLSGYAHEAIAGAVVISALLRFKPLLHSTLRKLEHHELNATLQLLIVAAVVLPLLPDRYIDPFQSINPRTIGYLVLLIAGLSYIGYFATRIFGARSGILATALLGGLASSTAVTIAFSRLARRLPEQSVLLGLGIAAAAAIMVPRVLLEVLIVNKSLLPLIIWPLIVLMLVPAIAATFVLLRKKNIPPSAQVPLNNPLELNAAIGYSILLTLLFLLVHITEKWVGESGIYALAALSGIANVDAISLSLAGSALKDMPSEVAARGILIACVVNTGVKAALAVIIGGWHTGKWTASILGLACVLGGVALWGTLG
- the rho gene encoding transcription termination factor Rho; this encodes MNLTELKKKPAAELIQMAEEMGLENIARNRKQDIIFSLLKSKAKNGDDILGDGVLEILQDGFGFLRSADSSYLAGPDDIYVSPSQIRRFNLRTGDTIAGKIRPPKDGERYFALLKVDHINFDQPESTRNKVLFENLTPLHAQERFHLERGNGSTEDITARIIEIVSPIGKGQRGLIVSPPKAGKTIMLQNIAQSIAANHPDSYLIVLLIDERPEEVTEMSRMVQGEVVSSTFDEPASRHVQVAEMVIEKAKRLVEHKRDVVILLDSITRLARAYNTVVPSSGKVLTGGVDANALQRPKRFFGAARNIEEGGSLTIIATALVDTGSKMDEVIYEEFKGTGNMEIHLDRRIAEKRVFPAININRSGTRREELLVKADELQKMWVLRKVMHSMDELEAMEFMLNKMQGTKTNADFFDAMRR